GACGCTGGACCTGGTGCTGTTCGGCGCCTTCACCCGGCTGACCGATTCGGGCCTGGGCTGCCCCGACTGGCCGGGCTGCTACGCCAGCGCCAGCCCGATGGGCGCGCATGCGGAGATCAGCGCGGCCCAGGCCGAGATGCCGACCGGCCCCGTGACGCACACCAAGGCCTGGATCGAGATGGTGCACCGCTACCTCGCCACCGCGGTCGGCGTGCTGATCCTGACGCTGGCGGTGGCGACCTGGGTGCTGCACCGGCGCCATCAGCTGCCGGTGGGCCCGTGGTGGCCGACGGCCACGCTGGCGTGGGTCTGCATCCAGGGCGCGTTCGGCGCGCTCACCGTGACCATGAAATTGTTCCCGGCCATCGTCACCCTGCACCTGCTGGGCGGGCTGGTCCTGCTCGCGCTGCTGGTGCGCCAGACCGTGGGCTACCGCCAGGCCGAGCGCGGCGGCGGCCGCATGCGGCTGGATGCCGGCAGCTACGCCCTGCTGGCCGCCACCACGGCAGCGCTCTGGCTGCAGGTCGCACTCGGCGGCTGGGTCAGCACGAATTACGCCGTGCTGGCCTGCCAGCAATTCCCCACCTGCCAGGGCAGCTGGTGGCCGGCGATGGACCTTGCGCAGGGCTTCGAGCTGTGGCGGCCGCTGGGCCTGAGCGCCGCCGGCGAGCACGTGAGCTTCGCCGCACTTACCGCCATTCACTACGTGCACCGGCTCGCGGCCTACATCGTGCTGGCGCTGCTGCTGGCACTCGCCTGGCGGCTGCGGTCTGCCTTGCCGCGGCAGGCCAGGCTGCTGGCGCTGCTGGCCGCATGGCAGTTGCTCAGCGGCTTGTCCAACGTGGTGCTGGGCTGGCCGCTGGTGGCGGCACTGGCCCACACCGGCGGCGCCGCCCTGCTGGTCATGGTGCTGACCTGGGCGCTGTGCGAGGTCCGCATGGCCCGGGCGGCCGAACGAGCCGGTGTCCCGACCGCGGCGCGCACGCGCCAGGGAGCGCGGACATGACCCGCGTGGCCCAGTTCTACGCGTTGACCAAGCCGCGCGTGGTGCAGCTGATCGTCTTCTGCGCGGTCATCGGCATGGTGCTGGCCGTGCCCGGGCTGCCGCGGCTGGAGGACCTGCGCGTCGCCGCGTTCGCCGCGCTGGGGATCTGGCTGGTGGCCGGCGCCGCCGCCGCCTTCAACTGCCTGGTGGAAAAGGGCATCGACGCCAAGATGCGCCGCACCGCCTGGCGCCCCACCGCCAAGGGCGAGCTGTCGGATACCCAGACCCTGCTGTTCTCGGTGATCCTGTGCGCCGCCGGCTCGCTGCTGCTGTACTGGACCGTCAACCCGCTGACCATGTGGCTGACGTTCGGGACCTTTGTCGGCTATGCGGTGATCTACACCGTCGTGCTCAAGCCCCGCACCCCGCAGAACATCGTGATCGGAGGCGCCTCCGGCGCCATGCCGCCGGTGCTGGGCTGGGCGGCCATGCGCGGCGACGTCGGGCCCGAGGCGCTGGTGCTGTTCCTGATCATCTTCCTGTGGACGCCGCCGCACTTCTGGGCGCTGGCGCTGTACCGGGTGGAGGACTACCGCAAGTCGGGCCTGCCGATGCTGCCGGTGACCCACGGCAGCGAGTTCACGCGGCTGCAGATCCTGCTGTACACGCTGGTGCTGGCGGCGGCCTGCCTGCTGCCGTTCGCCATCGGCATGAGCTCCTGGCTGTACCTGGCCGCCGCGCTGGCGCTCAGCGCCGGCTTCACCTGGTACGGGTTCCGCCTGTGGCGCGATTACTCCGATGCGCTCGCGCGCAAGACCTTCCGCTTCTCCC
The sequence above is a segment of the Ramlibacter tataouinensis genome. Coding sequences within it:
- a CDS encoding COX15/CtaA family protein; protein product: MMDLVDLSPALHMMAMGAVLAAGPLGWLWLRSRKALPVHRLALLTGLTLFLTLDLVLFGAFTRLTDSGLGCPDWPGCYASASPMGAHAEISAAQAEMPTGPVTHTKAWIEMVHRYLATAVGVLILTLAVATWVLHRRHQLPVGPWWPTATLAWVCIQGAFGALTVTMKLFPAIVTLHLLGGLVLLALLVRQTVGYRQAERGGGRMRLDAGSYALLAATTAALWLQVALGGWVSTNYAVLACQQFPTCQGSWWPAMDLAQGFELWRPLGLSAAGEHVSFAALTAIHYVHRLAAYIVLALLLALAWRLRSALPRQARLLALLAAWQLLSGLSNVVLGWPLVAALAHTGGAALLVMVLTWALCEVRMARAAERAGVPTAARTRQGART
- the cyoE gene encoding heme o synthase, with the protein product MTRVAQFYALTKPRVVQLIVFCAVIGMVLAVPGLPRLEDLRVAAFAALGIWLVAGAAAAFNCLVEKGIDAKMRRTAWRPTAKGELSDTQTLLFSVILCAAGSLLLYWTVNPLTMWLTFGTFVGYAVIYTVVLKPRTPQNIVIGGASGAMPPVLGWAAMRGDVGPEALVLFLIIFLWTPPHFWALALYRVEDYRKSGLPMLPVTHGSEFTRLQILLYTLVLAAACLLPFAIGMSSWLYLAAALALSAGFTWYGFRLWRDYSDALARKTFRFSLVHLSVLFAALLLDHYLFVR